A window from Bordetella petrii encodes these proteins:
- the mnmA gene encoding tRNA 2-thiouridine(34) synthase MnmA, translated as MSLASFSSSSGKGRRVVVGMSGGVDSSVTAWLLKQQGYEVIGLFMKNWEDDDDSEYCSTRQDLLDAASVADLVGVDFEYVNFAAEYKDRVFAEFLREYSAGRTPNPDVLCNAEIKFKAFLDHAMTLGAEHIATGHYARVRAIAGPHGREYQLLKALDATKDQSYFLHRLNQAQLSRTLFPLGEIHKTEVRRIAHDIGLHNAAKKDSTGICFIGERPFREFLNRYLPTEPGDILTPQGQKVGRHHGLSFYTLGQRKGLGVGGVKGSQRDDGTADAWYVARKDLQRNILYVVQGHDHPWLLSGRLQALDASWVAGRAPQAGGYGAKTRYRQADAACALESAGQGAFELSFSQSQWAVTPGQSAVLYDGDVCLGGGIIA; from the coding sequence ATGTCTCTTGCATCGTTCAGCTCATCTTCCGGCAAAGGCCGCCGCGTGGTGGTCGGCATGTCCGGCGGCGTCGACTCGTCTGTCACGGCATGGTTGCTGAAGCAGCAGGGCTACGAGGTCATCGGCCTGTTCATGAAGAACTGGGAAGACGACGACGATTCCGAATACTGCTCCACCCGCCAGGACCTGCTCGATGCCGCCAGCGTGGCCGACCTGGTGGGCGTGGACTTCGAATACGTCAATTTCGCCGCCGAATACAAAGACCGGGTCTTCGCCGAGTTCCTGCGCGAATATTCCGCCGGCCGCACGCCTAATCCCGACGTGCTGTGCAACGCCGAAATCAAGTTCAAGGCGTTTCTCGACCACGCCATGACCCTGGGCGCCGAACACATCGCCACCGGCCACTATGCGCGGGTGCGCGCCATCGCCGGGCCGCATGGGCGCGAATACCAGCTGCTCAAGGCGCTGGACGCCACCAAAGACCAGAGCTACTTCCTGCATCGCCTGAACCAGGCGCAGCTGTCGCGCACCTTGTTCCCGCTGGGCGAAATCCACAAGACCGAGGTGCGGCGCATCGCCCACGACATCGGCCTGCACAATGCCGCCAAGAAAGACTCCACCGGCATCTGCTTCATCGGCGAACGGCCGTTTCGCGAATTCCTGAACCGCTACCTGCCGACCGAGCCGGGCGACATCCTGACGCCGCAGGGCCAGAAGGTGGGGCGGCACCATGGCCTGTCGTTCTACACCCTGGGCCAGCGCAAGGGCCTGGGCGTGGGCGGGGTCAAGGGCAGCCAGCGCGACGACGGCACCGCCGATGCCTGGTACGTGGCGCGCAAAGACCTGCAGCGCAACATTCTTTATGTCGTGCAGGGCCACGACCACCCCTGGCTGCTGTCGGGCCGCCTGCAGGCGCTGGACGCCAGCTGGGTGGCCGGCCGCGCGCCGCAGGCGGGCGGCTACGGCGCCAAGACCCGCTACCGGCAGGCCGACGCGGCCTGCGCGCTCGAGTCGGCCGGCCAGGGCGCCTTCGAATTGTCGTTCAGCCAGTCCCAGTGGGCCGTCACGCCCGGCCAGTCGGCCGTGCTGTATGACGGCGACGTCTGCCTGGGCGGCGGCATCATCGCCTGA
- a CDS encoding TSUP family transporter: MDVAMLVCLLALGAVVGFAAGLLGIGGGMLLVPFLTMLFTWQGMPQDLIVHAAIATSMTSILFTSISSVRAHQRKGTIQWKIVFAMAPGIILGGLFSGGAVFAALSTAWLSLFFALFVGYSAWSMLRNKKPKPSRQMPGIVGTTAAGAGIGFLSGLVGAGGGFLSVPFMVWCNVALHSAVSTSAALGFPIALANSIGYVVSGLNENTSQPGMLGYIYWPALLALVATSVLTAPAGARMAHRLPVGTLKRVFAGLLFALAAYMLMKAWQAFGA, from the coding sequence GTGGATGTAGCGATGTTGGTTTGCCTGCTGGCGCTGGGCGCGGTGGTCGGGTTCGCGGCGGGGCTGCTGGGCATCGGCGGCGGGATGCTGCTGGTGCCGTTCCTGACCATGCTGTTCACCTGGCAGGGCATGCCACAGGATCTGATCGTGCACGCCGCCATCGCCACCTCGATGACGTCCATCCTGTTCACGTCCATTTCCAGTGTGCGCGCCCACCAGCGCAAGGGCACCATCCAGTGGAAGATCGTGTTCGCCATGGCGCCCGGCATCATCCTCGGAGGGCTGTTCTCGGGCGGCGCCGTGTTCGCGGCGCTCAGCACCGCATGGCTGTCGCTGTTCTTCGCGCTGTTTGTGGGCTATTCGGCTTGGAGCATGCTGCGCAACAAAAAGCCCAAGCCCTCGCGCCAGATGCCGGGTATTGTCGGCACCACGGCGGCAGGGGCCGGCATCGGCTTCCTGTCCGGCCTGGTCGGCGCCGGCGGCGGCTTCCTGTCGGTGCCCTTCATGGTGTGGTGCAACGTGGCGCTGCACTCCGCCGTCTCGACATCGGCGGCGCTGGGCTTTCCCATCGCGCTGGCCAACAGCATCGGCTATGTCGTGTCGGGCCTGAACGAAAACACCAGCCAGCCGGGCATGCTGGGCTACATCTATTGGCCGGCGCTGCTGGCCCTGGTGGCCACCAGCGTGCTCACGGCACCGGCCGGCGCGCGCATGGCGCACCGCCTGCCGGTGGGTACGTTGAAACGGGTGTTCGCGGGCCTGCTGTTCGCCCTGGCGGCGTACATGCTGATGAAGGCCTGGCAGGCCTTCGGCGCCTGA
- the purB gene encoding adenylosuccinate lyase: MQIADQISHLNALSPLDGRYATRGDALRGLLSEAGFMAHRVEVEVAWLVALSDAGLPELPSFSAAARARLAQLVRDFSEADAARIKDIERTTNHDVKAVEYWLKEQVAGDAELARAAEFIHFACTSEDINNTSHALMLSRARAEVVVPRLRQIADMLAGMARQYADQPMLSRTHGQPASPTTLGKEFANVAARLQRAIAAIEAVEPLAKLNGATGNYNAHLSAYPEIDWPAFSAGVLGGLGLTQNRHTIQIEPHDWMAALFDAVARANVIVLDLDRDIWGYVALGYFKQRLKEGEVGSSTMPHKVNPIDFENSEGNLGLANAVLHHLSEKLPVSRWQRDLTDSTVLRNLGVGLGYSLVAWDSCLRGLGKLEVNTAAIDADIDACWEVLAEPVQTVMRRYGLPQPYEQLKALTRGKGITEAALREFVSGLELPDEPKARLLALTPRAYVGLAAGLARAV, encoded by the coding sequence ATGCAGATTGCCGACCAGATCAGCCACCTCAACGCTCTGTCCCCGCTGGACGGCCGCTACGCGACGCGGGGCGACGCGCTGCGCGGGCTGTTGTCCGAAGCCGGCTTCATGGCGCACCGGGTCGAGGTCGAAGTGGCATGGCTGGTGGCGCTGTCCGATGCCGGGCTGCCCGAGCTGCCCAGCTTCAGCGCGGCGGCCCGCGCCCGCCTGGCGCAGCTGGTGCGCGACTTCTCCGAAGCCGACGCGGCCCGCATCAAGGACATCGAGCGCACCACCAACCACGATGTCAAGGCAGTGGAATACTGGCTGAAAGAGCAGGTGGCCGGCGATGCCGAACTGGCCCGCGCGGCCGAGTTCATCCACTTTGCCTGCACCTCCGAAGACATCAACAACACCTCGCATGCGCTGATGCTCAGCCGCGCCCGCGCCGAGGTCGTCGTGCCGCGCCTGCGCCAGATCGCCGACATGCTGGCCGGCATGGCGCGCCAGTATGCCGACCAGCCCATGCTGTCGCGCACCCATGGCCAGCCGGCCAGCCCCACCACCCTGGGCAAGGAATTCGCCAACGTGGCGGCGCGCCTGCAGCGCGCCATCGCCGCCATCGAGGCGGTCGAGCCGCTGGCCAAGCTCAACGGCGCCACCGGCAACTACAACGCCCACCTGTCGGCCTATCCCGAGATCGACTGGCCGGCCTTCAGCGCCGGCGTGCTGGGCGGCCTGGGCCTGACCCAGAACCGCCATACCATCCAGATCGAGCCGCACGACTGGATGGCCGCGCTGTTCGACGCCGTGGCGCGCGCCAACGTCATCGTGCTGGACCTGGACCGCGACATCTGGGGCTACGTGGCGCTGGGTTACTTCAAGCAGCGCCTGAAAGAAGGCGAAGTGGGCTCGTCCACCATGCCGCACAAGGTCAACCCCATCGACTTCGAAAACTCCGAAGGCAATCTGGGCCTGGCCAATGCCGTGCTGCACCATCTGTCCGAAAAGCTGCCGGTGTCGCGCTGGCAGCGCGACCTGACCGACTCCACCGTGCTGCGCAACCTGGGCGTGGGCCTGGGCTACAGCCTGGTGGCCTGGGATTCGTGCCTGCGCGGCCTGGGCAAGCTGGAAGTCAATACCGCCGCCATCGATGCCGACATCGACGCCTGCTGGGAAGTGCTGGCCGAGCCGGTGCAGACCGTCATGCGCCGCTACGGCCTGCCGCAGCCGTACGAGCAGCTCAAGGCCCTGACGCGCGGCAAGGGCATCACCGAAGCCGCGCTGCGCGAGTTCGTCAGCGGCCTCGAGCTTCCCGATGAGCCCAAGGCGCGTCTGCTGGCCCTGACCCCGCGCGCCTACGTCGGGCTGGCTGCCGGTCTGGCCCGGGCGGTATAG
- a CDS encoding glutathione S-transferase, protein MKLIGSLTSPYVRKVRVVMAEKKLDYQLELENVWSPETRIQAYNPLGKVPCLVMEDGGALFDSRVIVEYLDTLSPVARLIPQPGRERAAVKCWEAIADGVLDACVVIVKENQRPEAQRSADWIERQHSKIQAGLEAMNTSLGEQAHCMGVNYSLADIAVGCALGYLDLRFASLDWRAAHANLARHYEKLSARQSFIDSAPPAA, encoded by the coding sequence ATGAAACTGATCGGCTCGCTTACCAGTCCCTATGTCCGCAAAGTGCGGGTCGTCATGGCCGAGAAGAAGCTGGACTACCAGCTCGAACTCGAAAACGTCTGGTCCCCCGAAACCCGGATCCAGGCCTACAACCCGCTGGGCAAGGTACCCTGCCTGGTCATGGAAGACGGCGGCGCGCTGTTCGATTCGCGCGTCATTGTCGAATACCTGGATACCCTGTCGCCGGTAGCCCGCCTGATCCCGCAGCCGGGCCGCGAACGCGCGGCGGTCAAATGCTGGGAAGCCATCGCCGACGGCGTGCTCGACGCCTGCGTCGTCATCGTCAAAGAAAACCAGCGCCCCGAGGCCCAGCGCAGCGCCGACTGGATCGAACGCCAGCACAGCAAGATACAGGCAGGCCTGGAAGCCATGAACACCAGCCTGGGCGAACAGGCCCACTGCATGGGCGTGAACTACAGCCTGGCCGACATCGCCGTGGGCTGCGCGCTGGGCTACCTGGACCTGCGGTTCGCCTCGCTGGACTGGCGCGCCGCCCATGCCAACCTGGCGCGCCACTACGAAAAGCTGTCGGCCCGGCAGTCTTTCATCGACAGCGCCCCGCCGGCCGCCTGA
- a CDS encoding NAD(P)(+) transhydrogenase (Re/Si-specific) subunit beta: protein MISLNLVTLLYLVASVCFIQALKGLSHPTTSRLGNAFGMAGMAIAVLTTAALIVQLARAGHAGIGLGWVVLGLLVGGSIGTLMAKRVEMTKMPELVAFMHSMIGLAAVAIAVAVVAEPHAFGIAAPGSPLPVGNRLELFIGTFVGAITFSGSVIAFGKLSGKYKFRLFQGAPVVFGGQHMLNLLLALAMLACGFWFMATQSWTPFIIMTAIAFVLGVLIIIPIGGADMPVVVSMLNSYSGWAAAGIGFSLNNPMLIIAGSLVGSSGAILSYIMCKAMNRSFFNVILGGFGGQGAAAAAAGDGQQRSVKSGSADDAAFLMTNAETVTIVPGYGLAVARAQHALKELAEKLGEKGVTVKYAIHPVAGRMPGHMNVLLAEAEVPYDQVFEMEDINGEFGQTDVVLVLGANDVVNPAAKNDPSSPIAGMPILEAYKARTVIVNKRSMAAGYAGLDNELFYMDRTMMVFGDAKKVLEDMVKAVE, encoded by the coding sequence ATGATCTCGCTGAACCTGGTGACCCTGCTGTACCTGGTGGCCTCGGTCTGCTTCATCCAGGCCCTCAAGGGGCTGTCGCACCCCACCACCTCGCGGCTGGGCAATGCGTTCGGCATGGCGGGCATGGCCATCGCCGTGCTGACCACCGCCGCGCTCATCGTGCAGCTGGCGCGCGCCGGCCATGCCGGTATCGGACTGGGCTGGGTAGTGCTGGGCCTGCTGGTGGGCGGCTCGATCGGCACCCTGATGGCCAAGCGCGTCGAGATGACCAAGATGCCCGAGCTGGTGGCGTTCATGCACAGCATGATCGGCCTGGCGGCCGTGGCCATCGCCGTGGCGGTGGTGGCCGAGCCGCACGCCTTCGGCATCGCGGCGCCGGGCTCGCCGCTGCCGGTGGGCAACCGCCTTGAGCTGTTCATCGGCACCTTCGTGGGCGCCATTACGTTCTCGGGTTCGGTCATCGCCTTCGGCAAACTGTCGGGCAAGTACAAGTTCCGCCTGTTCCAGGGCGCGCCGGTGGTGTTCGGCGGCCAGCACATGCTGAACCTGCTGCTGGCCCTGGCGATGCTGGCCTGCGGCTTCTGGTTCATGGCCACCCAGTCCTGGACGCCGTTCATCATCATGACGGCCATCGCCTTCGTGCTGGGCGTGCTGATCATCATCCCCATCGGCGGGGCCGACATGCCGGTGGTGGTGTCGATGCTCAACAGCTATTCGGGCTGGGCGGCGGCGGGCATCGGCTTCTCGCTGAACAATCCCATGCTGATCATCGCCGGTTCGCTGGTGGGCTCGTCGGGCGCGATCCTGTCGTACATCATGTGCAAGGCGATGAACCGCTCGTTCTTCAACGTGATCCTGGGCGGCTTCGGCGGCCAGGGCGCGGCGGCTGCCGCGGCCGGCGACGGCCAGCAGCGCAGCGTGAAGTCCGGCAGCGCCGATGACGCGGCGTTCCTGATGACCAACGCCGAGACTGTCACGATCGTGCCCGGCTACGGGCTGGCCGTGGCGCGCGCCCAGCACGCCCTGAAAGAACTGGCCGAGAAACTGGGCGAGAAAGGCGTGACGGTGAAATACGCCATCCACCCCGTGGCCGGCCGCATGCCGGGCCACATGAACGTGCTGCTGGCCGAGGCCGAAGTGCCCTACGACCAGGTGTTCGAAATGGAAGACATCAACGGCGAATTCGGCCAGACCGACGTGGTGCTGGTGCTGGGCGCCAACGACGTGGTCAACCCCGCCGCCAAGAACGATCCGTCCTCGCCGATTGCCGGCATGCCCATCCTGGAAGCCTACAAGGCGCGCACCGTGATCGTGAACAAGCGCTCGATGGCGGCCGGCTATGCCGGCCTGGACAACGAGCTGTTCTACATGGACCGCACCATGATGGTGTTCGGCGACGCCAAGAAAGTGCTGGAAGACATGGTCAAGGCCGTGGAATAG
- a CDS encoding Bug family tripartite tricarboxylate transporter substrate binding protein, whose product MQRRHVILGLSLTAAALAAPLTAGIAHAQDAYPTKPIRLVVPFPPGGTTDIVGRLFADKLSQALGQTVVVENKAGAGGSIGSAQVASAEPDGYTLGIATVSTHGINPAIYHNLPFDAEKDFTPISNLASVPNIMVINPKVPAKNISEFIALAKKEPGKFAYASAGNGSVSHMMGELFKMASGTDLMHVPYRGVGPALNDTLAGQVDVLYDNLPSSLPHVQAGKLVALAVASPKRVAALPNVPTFAEAGLAAVNDSSWFGLIGPAKLPKPVLDKLHAAVVKVSADPAVVQRLESLGAEPVANTPEEYAKQISAEIAKNKRIAKEANVKID is encoded by the coding sequence ATGCAACGTCGCCATGTCATCCTGGGCCTGTCCCTCACCGCCGCGGCGCTGGCCGCGCCGCTGACCGCCGGTATCGCCCACGCACAAGACGCCTATCCCACCAAGCCCATCCGCCTGGTCGTGCCCTTCCCGCCCGGCGGCACCACCGACATCGTCGGCCGCCTGTTCGCCGACAAGCTCAGCCAGGCGCTGGGCCAGACCGTCGTGGTGGAAAACAAGGCCGGCGCCGGCGGCTCGATCGGCAGCGCCCAAGTGGCCAGCGCCGAGCCCGACGGCTACACGCTGGGCATCGCCACCGTCAGCACGCACGGCATCAACCCCGCCATCTACCACAACCTGCCGTTCGACGCCGAAAAAGACTTCACGCCGATCTCGAACCTGGCCTCCGTGCCCAACATCATGGTGATCAATCCCAAGGTGCCGGCCAAGAACATCAGCGAGTTCATCGCCCTGGCCAAGAAAGAGCCGGGCAAGTTCGCGTACGCCTCGGCCGGCAACGGCTCGGTGTCGCACATGATGGGCGAACTGTTCAAGATGGCGTCGGGCACCGACCTGATGCACGTGCCGTACCGCGGCGTGGGCCCGGCCCTGAACGACACGCTGGCCGGCCAGGTCGACGTGCTGTATGACAACCTGCCTTCGTCGCTGCCGCACGTGCAGGCCGGCAAGCTGGTGGCGCTGGCCGTGGCCTCGCCCAAGCGCGTGGCCGCCCTGCCCAACGTGCCCACGTTCGCCGAAGCCGGCCTGGCGGCGGTCAATGATTCGTCGTGGTTCGGCCTGATCGGCCCGGCCAAGCTGCCCAAGCCCGTGCTCGACAAGCTGCATGCCGCCGTGGTGAAGGTCAGCGCCGACCCGGCCGTGGTGCAGCGCCTGGAAAGCCTGGGCGCCGAGCCAGTGGCCAACACGCCGGAAGAATACGCCAAGCAGATCTCGGCTGAAATCGCCAAGAACAAGCGTATTGCCAAAGAAGCCAATGTAAAGATCGACTGA
- a CDS encoding NAD(P) transhydrogenase subunit alpha, translating to MEAINPTLVNLIIFVLAIYVGYHVVWNVTPALHTPLMAVTNAISAIIIVGAMLAAALTEGGLARGMGVFAVALAAVNVFGGFLVTRRMLEMFKKKDKKPAEARQ from the coding sequence ATGGAAGCAATCAACCCCACGCTGGTCAACCTGATCATCTTCGTGCTGGCCATCTACGTGGGCTACCACGTGGTGTGGAACGTCACCCCCGCCCTGCACACGCCGCTGATGGCGGTCACCAATGCCATCTCGGCCATCATCATCGTCGGCGCCATGCTGGCGGCCGCGCTGACCGAAGGCGGGCTGGCCCGCGGCATGGGCGTGTTCGCGGTGGCGCTGGCCGCCGTCAATGTGTTCGGCGGGTTCCTGGTCACGCGCCGCATGCTCGAGATGTTCAAGAAGAAAGACAAGAAGCCCGCGGAGGCCCGCCAATGA
- a CDS encoding Re/Si-specific NAD(P)(+) transhydrogenase subunit alpha, which yields MQIGIPRETREGETRVAATPETIKKYLGAKHAVVVERGAGQAARYPDEAYAAAGATLGSAQDALGSELVLKVRAPSADELAHMKAGAVLAGMLDPFDAEGLDALAAAGLTAFALEAAPRITRAQSLDVLSSQANLAGYKAVLLAAHYYGRLFPMMMTAAGTLKAARAVVLGAGVAGLQAIATAKRLGAVVEASDVRPAAKEQIESLGAKFIDVPFETDEEREIAQGAGGYARAMPPAWMARQAALVSERCKQADIVITTALIPGRPAPTLLAAETVQAMKPGSVVVDLAVERGGNCPLSEKGQVVEKHGVTLVGLTNLPGLVPTDASALYARNLLDFLKLITDADGALAIRRDDEIVAACLMCEGGHVIQKKG from the coding sequence ATGCAGATAGGGATACCGCGCGAGACCCGGGAGGGCGAGACTCGCGTCGCAGCAACGCCGGAGACCATTAAAAAATACCTCGGCGCCAAACATGCCGTCGTCGTCGAGCGCGGCGCGGGCCAGGCGGCCCGCTACCCCGACGAGGCCTATGCCGCGGCCGGCGCCACGCTGGGCAGCGCGCAAGACGCGCTGGGCAGCGAACTGGTGCTGAAGGTGCGCGCGCCCTCGGCCGACGAGCTGGCGCACATGAAGGCCGGCGCGGTGCTGGCCGGCATGCTCGACCCCTTCGACGCCGAGGGCCTGGACGCGCTGGCGGCCGCCGGCCTGACCGCCTTCGCGCTCGAAGCCGCGCCGCGCATCACCCGCGCCCAAAGCCTGGACGTGCTGTCGTCGCAGGCCAACCTGGCCGGCTACAAGGCCGTGCTGCTGGCCGCGCACTACTACGGACGCCTGTTTCCCATGATGATGACCGCCGCCGGCACGCTGAAGGCGGCGCGCGCCGTGGTGCTGGGCGCCGGCGTGGCGGGCCTGCAGGCCATCGCCACGGCCAAGCGCCTGGGCGCCGTGGTCGAGGCCTCGGACGTGCGCCCCGCGGCCAAGGAACAGATCGAATCGCTGGGCGCCAAGTTCATCGACGTGCCTTTCGAAACCGACGAAGAGCGCGAAATCGCCCAGGGCGCCGGCGGCTACGCGCGCGCCATGCCGCCGGCCTGGATGGCGCGGCAGGCGGCGCTGGTGTCCGAACGCTGCAAGCAGGCCGACATCGTCATCACCACCGCCCTGATCCCGGGCCGCCCGGCACCCACCCTGCTGGCGGCCGAAACCGTGCAGGCCATGAAACCCGGCTCGGTGGTGGTGGATCTGGCGGTCGAACGCGGCGGCAACTGCCCCCTTTCCGAAAAAGGCCAGGTCGTGGAAAAACACGGCGTCACGCTGGTGGGCCTGACCAACCTGCCGGGGCTGGTGCCCACCGACGCGTCGGCGCTCTATGCGCGCAACCTGCTCGATTTCCTGAAACTCATCACCGACGCCGACGGCGCGCTGGCCATCCGGCGCGACGATGAAATCGTCGCCGCCTGCCTGATGTGCGAAGGCGGCCATGTCATCCAGAAAAAGGGCTAG
- a CDS encoding N-formylglutamate amidohydrolase, with protein sequence MLINEPLSYRLALPAGYPETSAALVLDSPHSGTTYPPDFAPSVPFAALRTAEDTWVDDLWGDAVEMGVPLIAAAFPRAYIDANRSLEEIDPQLLDQPWPEPLPESPKVKLGKGLIWRMLDDGTPLYDRKLGLAEVRHRIDACWKPYHAQVARLIDQAHARHGKVWHINCHSMPSVAGIYATDKPGLVHPDFVLGDRDGSTSDPAFREFVAAWLRERGYDVTVNDPYKGVELVRAFGRPADGRHSLQIEINRKLYMDETTLRPSAGYGKLKADLRGLTAALLDWMQAQTA encoded by the coding sequence ATGCTGATCAACGAACCCCTGTCTTATCGCCTGGCCTTGCCGGCCGGCTACCCGGAAACCTCGGCCGCGCTGGTGCTGGATTCTCCGCACAGCGGCACGACCTACCCTCCGGATTTCGCGCCGTCGGTGCCGTTTGCCGCGCTGCGCACCGCCGAAGACACCTGGGTCGACGACCTGTGGGGCGATGCGGTCGAAATGGGCGTGCCGCTTATTGCCGCCGCCTTTCCGCGCGCCTATATCGACGCCAATCGCTCGCTGGAAGAAATCGACCCGCAGCTGCTCGACCAGCCGTGGCCCGAACCGCTGCCCGAGTCGCCCAAGGTAAAGCTGGGCAAGGGCCTGATCTGGCGCATGCTCGACGACGGCACGCCGCTGTACGACCGCAAGCTCGGCCTGGCCGAAGTGCGCCACCGCATCGATGCCTGCTGGAAGCCGTACCACGCCCAGGTGGCGCGCCTGATCGACCAGGCCCACGCCCGCCACGGCAAGGTGTGGCACATCAACTGCCATTCGATGCCCAGCGTAGCCGGCATCTACGCCACCGACAAGCCCGGCCTGGTGCACCCCGATTTCGTGCTGGGCGACCGCGATGGCTCCACCAGCGACCCGGCCTTCCGCGAATTCGTCGCCGCCTGGCTGCGCGAGCGCGGCTATGACGTCACCGTGAACGATCCCTACAAGGGCGTGGAACTGGTGCGCGCCTTCGGCCGCCCGGCCGACGGCCGCCACAGCCTGCAGATCGAGATCAACCGCAAGCTGTACATGGACGAAACCACGCTGCGGCCGTCGGCCGGCTACGGCAAGCTGAAGGCCGACCTGCGCGGCCTGACCGCCGCCCTGCTCGACTGGATGCAAGCGCAAACGGCCTGA
- the gcvA gene encoding transcriptional regulator GcvA, with amino-acid sequence MRRFCPSLTDLQAFEVAARHSSFTRAAQELCVTQGAVSKQVKHLEDFLGVELFLRIRQGLVLTEAGQSYLKKIQAGLGQIEAATVELIAHQGRGGTLHLTCMPTFGARWLIPRLAAFMRVRPDIHVEFLPHRQGYDFSTPELDAAVRFGDGIWPGSGADYIVGRDIVPVCSPRLLGDGCQSADELLRYPLLHHTSALEGWRDWFEQAGCDTRRALEGARFDQYSLLSQAAAAGFGIALIPRCLIEDELRDGRLAVALRLPIRARQGYYLCYPEQKANLPILQAFRAWLMEASLAAEPRPAGEPAAL; translated from the coding sequence ATGCGCCGATTCTGCCCGTCTTTAACTGATCTTCAAGCCTTTGAAGTGGCTGCCAGGCATAGCAGCTTTACGCGCGCCGCCCAGGAACTCTGCGTGACCCAGGGCGCCGTCAGTAAACAAGTGAAACATCTCGAGGACTTCCTGGGGGTAGAGCTATTCCTGCGGATCAGGCAAGGCCTGGTATTGACCGAAGCGGGGCAGAGCTACCTGAAGAAGATCCAGGCCGGCCTGGGGCAGATCGAGGCGGCCACGGTCGAGCTCATTGCGCACCAGGGCCGGGGCGGCACGCTGCACCTGACCTGCATGCCCACTTTCGGCGCGCGCTGGCTGATCCCGCGGCTGGCCGCCTTCATGCGGGTGCGGCCCGACATCCACGTCGAGTTCCTGCCGCACCGCCAGGGCTACGATTTTTCCACCCCCGAACTGGACGCGGCCGTGCGCTTCGGCGACGGCATCTGGCCGGGCAGCGGCGCCGACTACATCGTCGGGCGCGACATCGTGCCGGTATGCAGCCCGCGCCTGCTGGGCGACGGCTGCCAAAGCGCCGACGAGCTGCTGCGCTATCCGCTGCTGCACCATACGTCGGCGCTGGAAGGCTGGCGCGACTGGTTCGAGCAAGCTGGCTGCGATACGCGGCGCGCGCTCGAAGGGGCACGCTTCGACCAGTATTCGCTGCTGTCACAGGCCGCGGCGGCGGGTTTCGGCATCGCCCTGATCCCGCGCTGCCTGATCGAAGACGAGCTGCGCGACGGCAGGCTGGCCGTGGCCCTGCGGCTGCCGATCCGCGCGCGTCAGGGCTATTACCTGTGCTACCCCGAACAGAAGGCCAATCTGCCCATCCTGCAGGCGTTCCGGGCCTGGCTGATGGAAGCCTCGCTGGCGGCCGAGCCGCGCCCGGCCGGCGAGCCCGCCGCCCTCTAA